One Candidatus Nitrososphaera evergladensis SR1 genomic window carries:
- the uvrA gene encoding excinuclease ABC subunit UvrA, protein MAHDKIIIKGARQHNLKNINVEIPKNKLVVITGLSGSGKSTLAFDTIYAEGQRRYVESLSAYARQFLELMDKPDVDSIDGLSPAISIQQKTTSKNPRSTVGTVTEIYDYLRLLFARIGIPHCPRCGRRIASQSVDSITESVLKTAEGKSVMVLGPVVQAKKGTYEKLFDELKQEGYSRIRLDGEVTNLEDEEDEKPKVPRLDKQKKHTIEVIVDRLKPSAEEKSRLFESIQSALKVGAGTAVVSVDGKDTMYSQKNACPHCEISIGDIEPRTFSFNSPFGACQGCNGLGIKIEFDPDLIIPDKQKSILDGAIKPWMGHFATFRASMLKDVGRKYGFDLAMPVSKMTQRQLNVILYGTDENIHFKYESKYSDSRWEYNGTFEGVIPNLERTYRQTESESKREDLMQFMRERPCERCGGRRLREEALAVRIGDKSIMQVCDLSIDACYNFFQEIELSETERYIARTILKEIMSRLEFLRNVGLNYLTLNRMSATLSGGESQRIRLATQIGSNLTGVLYVLDEPTIGLHQRDNSRLIDTLKKLRDLDNTLVVVEHDEEVIRSSDWIIDIGPGAGIHGGQIVSSGTLEDIIASGDSITGAFLRGEQTAAHMHERKKPGRWIAVHGAQENNLKNIDVRFPLGCMSVVTGVSGSGKSTLVNDILFKALAGHFFGAKDRPGKHDRISGLENADKVIGIDQSPIGRTPRSNAATYVNAFTPIRELFAKTPHAREMGYTAGRFSFNVSEGRCEACEGGGVKKIEMQFLPDVYVTCDECKGRRYNSETLLVKYKGKTISDVLDMTIEEALSFFSNIPAITKKLQTLNDVGLGYLRLGQPATTMSGGEAQRIKLAAELSRRDTGKTVYILDEPTTGLHFADVSKLLHVLKRLVELGNTAIIIEHNLDVIASADWIVDLGPEGGEGGGTVVAEGTPEQISENTASYTGQYLKQKLAMDQKLVRHK, encoded by the coding sequence ATGGCTCACGACAAGATAATCATCAAGGGCGCAAGGCAGCACAACCTGAAAAACATCAACGTCGAGATCCCAAAGAACAAGCTCGTCGTAATTACAGGGCTGTCAGGTTCAGGCAAGTCGACGCTTGCATTTGACACGATATACGCCGAAGGCCAGCGCCGGTACGTCGAGTCGCTGTCGGCGTACGCAAGGCAGTTTCTGGAGCTCATGGACAAGCCCGACGTCGATTCTATAGACGGGCTTTCGCCGGCAATATCCATACAGCAAAAGACCACCAGCAAGAACCCGCGCTCTACCGTCGGCACCGTGACAGAGATCTATGACTATTTGCGCCTGCTTTTTGCAAGGATAGGAATCCCTCACTGCCCAAGGTGCGGCAGGCGCATCGCAAGCCAGTCCGTAGATTCCATAACAGAGTCGGTGCTCAAGACGGCAGAAGGCAAGAGCGTGATGGTTCTTGGGCCGGTGGTGCAGGCAAAAAAGGGCACGTACGAAAAGCTGTTTGACGAGCTAAAGCAGGAAGGCTACTCCAGAATAAGGCTTGACGGCGAGGTTACAAACCTGGAAGATGAAGAAGATGAAAAACCCAAGGTGCCGAGGCTTGACAAGCAGAAAAAGCACACAATAGAAGTCATCGTCGACAGGCTAAAGCCGTCGGCTGAGGAAAAGAGCAGGCTCTTTGAGTCCATCCAGTCTGCCCTAAAGGTGGGCGCCGGCACCGCCGTAGTGTCGGTGGACGGCAAGGACACTATGTACTCGCAGAAAAACGCGTGCCCCCACTGCGAGATAAGCATAGGCGACATTGAGCCCCGCACGTTTTCGTTCAACTCGCCCTTTGGCGCCTGCCAGGGCTGCAATGGCCTTGGCATAAAAATCGAGTTTGACCCCGACCTGATAATACCGGACAAGCAAAAGAGCATCTTGGATGGCGCGATAAAGCCGTGGATGGGGCACTTTGCCACATTCCGTGCATCAATGCTAAAGGACGTGGGCAGAAAATACGGCTTTGACCTTGCCATGCCGGTTTCCAAGATGACGCAGAGGCAGCTCAACGTCATCCTGTACGGCACCGACGAGAACATCCACTTCAAGTACGAGTCAAAGTACTCCGACAGCCGGTGGGAATACAATGGTACTTTTGAAGGCGTGATTCCAAACCTGGAGCGCACGTACAGGCAGACCGAGTCGGAAAGCAAGCGCGAAGACCTCATGCAGTTTATGCGCGAGCGCCCCTGCGAGCGCTGCGGAGGCAGACGCCTGCGGGAAGAGGCGCTTGCAGTCAGGATAGGGGACAAGTCGATAATGCAGGTCTGCGACCTGTCGATTGACGCCTGCTACAACTTTTTCCAAGAGATAGAGCTGTCAGAGACAGAGCGCTACATCGCCCGGACGATACTAAAAGAGATAATGTCGAGGCTAGAGTTTTTGCGAAATGTCGGCCTCAACTACCTTACGCTCAATAGGATGAGCGCGACACTTTCTGGAGGCGAGTCGCAGAGGATAAGGCTTGCGACGCAGATAGGCTCAAACCTCACCGGCGTCCTGTACGTCCTTGACGAGCCGACAATCGGCCTGCACCAGCGCGACAACTCGCGCCTTATCGACACGCTAAAGAAACTCCGGGACCTCGACAACACGCTTGTAGTGGTCGAGCACGACGAGGAAGTGATACGCAGCTCTGACTGGATAATAGACATCGGCCCGGGAGCCGGAATTCACGGCGGCCAGATAGTCTCTTCAGGCACTCTTGAAGACATTATCGCCAGCGGCGATTCAATCACCGGCGCGTTCCTGCGTGGCGAGCAGACTGCGGCTCACATGCACGAGCGCAAAAAGCCAGGCAGGTGGATTGCCGTGCACGGCGCGCAGGAAAACAACCTGAAAAACATCGACGTCAGGTTCCCGCTTGGCTGCATGTCGGTAGTCACGGGCGTCTCGGGCTCTGGCAAGTCGACGCTTGTAAACGACATACTGTTCAAGGCCCTTGCAGGCCACTTTTTTGGCGCAAAGGACAGGCCCGGCAAGCACGACCGGATTTCGGGGCTGGAAAACGCAGACAAGGTAATCGGCATTGATCAATCGCCCATCGGCAGGACTCCAAGGTCCAATGCCGCGACGTACGTCAACGCATTTACGCCAATCCGGGAGCTGTTTGCCAAGACGCCGCACGCCCGCGAGATGGGCTACACCGCTGGCAGGTTCTCGTTCAACGTGTCAGAGGGCAGGTGTGAGGCGTGCGAGGGTGGAGGCGTCAAAAAGATAGAGATGCAGTTTCTGCCCGACGTCTATGTCACATGCGACGAGTGCAAGGGCAGGCGCTACAATTCAGAAACGCTTTTGGTAAAATACAAGGGCAAGACGATTTCCGACGTGCTTGACATGACTATAGAAGAAGCCCTGTCATTCTTTTCAAACATACCGGCCATAACCAAGAAACTGCAGACGCTAAACGACGTGGGCCTTGGTTATTTGCGTCTTGGCCAGCCGGCAACGACAATGTCGGGAGGAGAGGCGCAGAGGATCAAGCTTGCCGCAGAACTGTCAAGGCGCGACACGGGCAAGACAGTCTACATCCTTGACGAGCCTACGACTGGCCTCCACTTTGCCGACGTCAGCAAGCTGCTGCACGTGCTAAAGAGGCTGGTAGAGCTTGGCAACACGGCCATCATAATCGAGCACAACCTCGATGTCATTGCCTCGGCAGACTGGATAGTCGACCTCGGACCGGAGGGAGGCGAAGGCGGTGGCACGGTCGTGGCCGAGGGCACTCCAGAGCAGATAAGCGAAAACACCGCAAGCTACACCGGCCAGTACCTGAAGCAGAAACTTGCAATGGATCAAAAGCTGGTGCGGCACAAGTAA
- the uvrC gene encoding excinuclease ABC subunit UvrC, translated as MMITTAVLREKRIPKNPGVYLMKDTKGQIIYIGKAKDLNKRVTSYFTKHDHDAKTARLVEEIADIEFMVTDNETEAFLLESNLIKRYRPVFNIALKDNSHYSYLKITDEPFPRLLVARRNRNGEFSDPRGRIYGPFVRGSSKYLTVGLLRKLFKVRVCTRLPKVPCLQYFIKNCDAPCIANVTREKYMEGIDALRDILEGKSSVERFAQEMEAEMKRASDVGDYERAKEIRDTLYRLSDLRIRQKMEKANKRPHEEYVGIMRDEKKGVAHVMALKRTHGVISDRRKFEFEMVADNSFSSFLLQYYSSAPAIPQIICTSEEPEEKDVLLMSLEKLAGHTVKIVTAGSSGERRQLVNLIMKNLAMYVERGYAPAVVELKQVLALSVMPETIDCFDVSNLGTDIAVGSSVRFVNGKPYKSGYRKFRIETVPGQNDFAMIAELVRRRYKEPRDLPDLVVIDGGRGQLGAATSALASAGLIISCIGLAKENEEIYVQGQKEPIALPRRNLALRMLQHARDEAHRFGLAYNKSLRRLTRP; from the coding sequence ATGATGATAACCACGGCCGTCCTTCGAGAAAAGCGGATACCAAAGAACCCGGGCGTCTACCTCATGAAGGACACAAAAGGCCAGATAATCTATATCGGCAAGGCCAAGGACCTGAACAAGCGCGTCACTTCTTACTTTACAAAGCATGACCACGATGCCAAGACCGCAAGGCTGGTGGAGGAGATAGCGGACATTGAGTTCATGGTCACAGACAATGAAACTGAAGCGTTCCTGCTAGAGTCGAACCTGATAAAGCGCTACCGGCCCGTGTTCAACATAGCGCTCAAGGACAACAGCCACTATTCGTACCTAAAGATAACCGACGAGCCTTTTCCCCGGCTCCTTGTCGCGCGCCGGAACAGAAACGGCGAGTTTTCAGACCCAAGGGGGAGGATCTACGGACCGTTTGTGCGCGGCAGTTCAAAATACCTGACGGTAGGGCTCTTGCGCAAGCTGTTCAAGGTCAGGGTGTGCACCCGCCTGCCAAAGGTGCCTTGTTTGCAATATTTCATCAAAAACTGCGACGCGCCCTGCATCGCAAACGTGACGCGGGAAAAGTACATGGAAGGAATTGACGCGCTGCGCGACATCCTTGAAGGCAAGAGCAGCGTCGAGCGCTTTGCGCAGGAAATGGAGGCAGAAATGAAGCGCGCATCCGACGTTGGTGACTATGAGCGCGCCAAGGAGATCCGCGACACGCTCTACCGCCTAAGCGACCTGCGAATAAGGCAAAAGATGGAGAAGGCAAACAAGAGGCCCCACGAAGAGTACGTCGGGATAATGCGCGACGAGAAAAAAGGCGTGGCGCACGTCATGGCGCTCAAGCGCACCCACGGCGTCATAAGCGACAGGAGGAAATTCGAGTTCGAGATGGTGGCAGATAACTCGTTCTCGTCGTTTCTTTTGCAGTACTATTCGTCGGCTCCGGCAATCCCGCAAATAATATGCACAAGCGAAGAGCCGGAGGAAAAAGATGTGCTTTTGATGTCGCTTGAAAAGCTTGCAGGGCACACAGTAAAGATAGTGACTGCCGGCAGTTCAGGCGAGAGGCGCCAGCTTGTCAACCTGATAATGAAGAACCTGGCGATGTACGTCGAGCGCGGCTACGCGCCGGCGGTCGTGGAGTTAAAGCAAGTCCTTGCGCTTTCAGTCATGCCAGAGACCATCGACTGCTTTGACGTCTCTAACCTCGGCACAGACATTGCGGTGGGCTCAAGCGTGCGCTTTGTAAACGGCAAGCCGTACAAAAGCGGCTACCGCAAATTCAGGATAGAGACTGTCCCTGGCCAGAACGACTTTGCAATGATTGCCGAGCTTGTGAGGCGCCGGTACAAGGAGCCAAGGGACCTGCCTGACCTTGTGGTAATAGACGGTGGCAGAGGCCAGCTTGGAGCGGCTACCTCTGCGCTTGCCTCAGCAGGGCTCATTATATCATGCATCGGCCTTGCCAAGGAAAACGAGGAAATCTATGTGCAGGGACAAAAAGAGCCGATAGCCCTGCCAAGGAGGAATCTTGCACTGAGAATGCTGCAGCACGCGCGTGACGAGGCCCACAGGTTTGGGCTTGCATACAACAAGAGCCTGCGAAGGCTCACTCGACCTTGA